The genome window ACAGCGCCGTCACGGTGGCGCGCGGGAGCTCGGACCACGCCTCCAGCTACCTCGCCTACCTGACCATGGCGCGCACGGGCCACCTGGTCACCTCGCTGCCGATGTCGCTCATCACCCTGTACAAATCGCCGATCAAGGCCAGCGACACCCTGGCGATCTCGATCTCGCAATCGGGCCAGAGCCCCGACGTGGTCGAGCCGATCCGCTACTTCCGCGAAGGCGGCGCCACCACCGTGGCCCTGGTCAACGATGCCGATTCGCCGCTGGCGCAAGCCGCCGAGTGGACCATGCCCCTGCACGCCGGCAAGGAGCAGAGCGTGGCCGCGACCAAGAGCTTCATCACCAGCCTGGTGGCCGGCGCGCGCCTGGTGGCCGAGTGGCAGGACGACGCCGAACTGAAGGACGGCATCGCGGCCCTGCCCGAGGCGCTGGCGAACGCCGCCAAGGCCGACTGGTCCTCCGCCATCGAGGTGCTGGCCCCGGCCCGCAACATCATGGTGGTCGGCCGCGGCATCAGCTTCCCGGTGGCCCTGGAGTCGGCCCTCAAGTTCAAGGAAACCTCGGCCCTGCAGGCCGAAGCCTTCTCCGGCGCCGAGATCAAGCACGGCCCGATGGCCCTGATCGAGGAAGGCTATCCGCTGCTGATCTTCGCCACCCGCGGTCCGGCCCAGGCCGGCCTGGTGGCCCTGGCCGAGGAAATGCGTGGCCGTGGCGCGCGCGTGCTGCTCGCCGCTCCGGCGGACATCGCCAGCCGCGACCTGACCCTGCCGACGGCGGCCATCCCTGACCTCGAT of Massilia sp. KIM contains these proteins:
- a CDS encoding SIS domain-containing protein, encoding MLQEALSASECVALQLSRDQDRYAELGRTLRSPRFHSAVTVARGSSDHASSYLAYLTMARTGHLVTSLPMSLITLYKSPIKASDTLAISISQSGQSPDVVEPIRYFREGGATTVALVNDADSPLAQAAEWTMPLHAGKEQSVAATKSFITSLVAGARLVAEWQDDAELKDGIAALPEALANAAKADWSSAIEVLAPARNIMVVGRGISFPVALESALKFKETSALQAEAFSGAEIKHGPMALIEEGYPLLIFATRGPAQAGLVALAEEMRGRGARVLLAAPADIASRDLTLPTAAIPDLDPIAAVQAFYVMAAGLSKARGLDPDRPRHLSKVTKTN